TTCTCTGGTCTACGTCTGTCTTCTGCCACCTGGTTCAATTTTTTTTACCATTGACGTGGCATGTACATCTGTTCTTCTAACGCTTCTCCTTGCCTCCTcccgaggagaaaaacaagaaagTGTCCCTTTCACAGGGCAGGTAACTCCCTCTCATTCCTTGTCCACGTTAAACGGAGGAAGGCTTCTTGAGCAGTCTTCTCGTTTGTTGCTGGTCTTCGgacttcttctcctccgttcGTTCCGCAGGTTTGTCTTCGGGGCCCTGCCCCGCTCTGTcgtccgcgccttctccgttctgTTTCGCCGTATTTTTCTTGATATCGTCGGcccccttctcgtcgcctgtctcgcctgcctgattcttgtctttttttgcgGGAAACTGGGGTCCAACGCCGTCTGCCGCGAGGCGTTTCGCCAATGCGGTTCCCCGGCAGTCCCCACCGTCCCATTCACTTTCGGCGTTGTAGCAGTTTTCGTCGCAGTTTCCATCTCCAATGAACTCTCGCGCGCAGAACTGGTAGACGTACGGCTTGGCGTCGTAGTCGACCGCCGTCACCCACGTGATGCCGTTGCAGTCGCCATTGTCGTATCCGCAGTCTTTGTTGTTGCAGTCGGGGTCGCAAATGCCATTTCCGATCATCCACGTGCGGCAGCTTCCAGAGCAAGTATCACAGTCGCCCTTGTCGTGGTAGCACTCGGGAATGTCGCATTCTTTGTCGCACTTCCCGTCGCCGAGCCACACGTGCGGGCACTCGAGCGAACACATTTGTCTACAATCGAACCCATCGAACTGGCACTCGTACGTGTTGCACTCTGGGTTGCACACACCGTTCCCGAGCTTGCCTTTCACGCATTCGCACGCCGCCAAGCCAAGTTCCTGTTTAAGCAGCTTGGACACAGACTGGTCGGGGTCCTCAGAGTTCCCCGTCACTTCGTCGAGCTTCTGCTggagtgtctgtacactcggCAAGTTGCGGTCATACCAGTCTTTGCAGTCACCGCCGTCCCAGTCGCATTCTTCTTTGTAGCACTCCAGGTCGCACTGCCCGTCGCCCGGCCAGCCCGGCCGACACTCGCCCCCGCACCAGCCCTGGCAATCGGGGCCGTCGTACCCGCATTCTGCGACGTTGCACTCGCTGTCACACCAGCCGTCGCCAACCCAGTCTTCCAGGCATTCCGCAGGGCATGTCGGATAGTGTTCTCGCAGGTGATCGTGAGGCGGGTAAAAGGGCGCTTCCGGGAAGCCTCCGTGTCTGTTGCTCGGGTAGACTAGGTCTTCTCCTTTACGGGACGCATGCCACTGACTGACGTCGCGTTCCAGAACGCCGGACGGTTGGGAGGGCTCCGGAGCGGCCGAGGTTGACTCTGCCGGGTTCTCTTCCTTGGCGGCTTGTGAAGATTCCGTTCCGGATGCGGCAGATGACGGCTGGCGAGATTCGTCTGAACCGTTCTCTGTGGCTgtcggagaagaagcgacagcgctggaaggcgaagaagggggggTGCCCAGGAGGCCTACAGCATCTTCCTGCAAGTCAGGGAACGATGGTcagaaagcgaaaagaagcggaaaggaaTCGGGATGTCCGACGGGAAGCAAAAacaaaaaggcaaaagaaagGACCTGGCGAAGGCTAGGGACCAACGCAAGCGTTTGCATTACACAGAATCTGCACGGAATGGCAACAGGACTAATGTCCAGGGCTGTTGTTACACAGTACAGTacaacagagacaaaacatTCGTAGGCACCTGACAGCGTGTGTCATTCTTGTGAGACATGCGTCTGCCACAATATTTATACACATAGAGGAGACAGTCTTTTGTAGCACGGCAGGTAGGCAGAAAGGCCAGCACACACAGAAAGGTATCTGCAAGTTCGGGTAAACATACGCACACGCCCGTGTGGATATGTGTGTAGTTGTTCAAATCGTGTAGTGAGATGTACATGTCACAAGGATAAAGACGTTTGCTAACAGTGCTTACGTttacagagaagagaagacgggcaTGCATGAGCATATCAGAATCGTACCGTGTCTGTGTCCGCCGCTGTCTGGGCAGCACGGGCAGCAGCAGTGAGGGTGGCAGGATCTGAGAAACGTGCCGCTGGCTTCAGCAGCGCATCATGTGCTGCAGGCGCTCCTTcaaacagaaagggaaaaaatGAAGAAGTAAAGGATCGATCGCACATTGCTGACCTTTGGAGAGAATTTCTGTGAATGGTTCAGCGAAAACACGTGTACCGTCGCGAACCTGCTGCGCCGTCACAAGAGGGAGATTCTGCTGCTTTCAGGGACTGAAGCGGATGATGCTGTCCTCTGTTTACTTGTGTCGGATTTGTTTCTCTTAAGCTGCCCCCTATCTTGGCACTGCCCTCATATAGTGGATCTAACGCAGTTGTCCAGTGACCGTCGTATGGCTTGTACGCACCCCAACCCGCCAACGAAGATATGAAAACATCAGAAGGCCTGGACAGGATAAGACAGGGACCGCACGATACCGGGGGCATATAATAAAGGTAATCGTTTGTAGATACACACATAGTTGCCTATCCAGTCTTATTAGCCGTAATGTTGCATGCAAACATTGCCTGTAGATCGATACACTTGCAAGCAAAGGTTATCCATCTTGCACGTAATCAGGAAacgcttttcgtttctctgtcttaCCGACGACAACGCGCCCCTGAATCAagcagcagaggaaagcgaggagcaACACgggaacgagaaagacactGTTCAACGCCATGGCGACGAGTCAATTGATCTTTCGGTTTCAGGGGGCAGCTCggggaacagaagaaaaaactggAGGTGCTCACTAGAGAACACGGCCGACTTGttggttttctctgtttcgagACTAGTCGCTGCAACGCGTGCACGCTTGAAACGGGGTTGTGCGTTCACACGGCAAGAAGTGTGCATTCAAACTGCTTTCCGCCTCCGGtgtggaggagagagggtgAGAAAAAGCGATGACAGGGAGGACaccggaaaagagaaagcgagagacgttGGTGAACCGAAGGGTTCTCTCGTGGGCGTTTTTGGGATGTTGGTACTCCGTGTTTATACCTGTGGAGACACGTGGCACACCCTGACAGTGTACACCCGCGTCGTTTTGACTCTGTAGATATGCCGGATCCTGTGTTTTTGTGAGCATGAATAAGAAAGAGCACGACACTCGAATCTGAtcaggaggcagaagaagtcAATCAGGTCTGCTATTTTTCTGGAACGTAAGTCACGATTACAGTACTACTGAAACGAACGGTCTTGAAAGTATGTTCGGTATCTGGCCTCCTTCCAACTCATAGCACGAAGAAATcgcgaaaagggaaaatgGTGTTGTTTATTGTTTTAGGGAACAAGTTGATATACCTGTTCTTTGCGATAGaggcacatacacatatacttCTCTGTCCACATCACTGACACGCACATACTCGGAAATCAAGACTTATCCGAAAGAGAAATCTGGCTTCGTCAGTAGTTGAGGAAAGTGAGTCACCTCATGCCACACGTAAACACATACAGCTACAAGAGAAAGCAGCAACTGCTCAAGAAATGCACATTAACTTTTCAGCCTCCAGCTATTGATCACTGCCTGTTTGAGCTCGAACCCAGGCTTGTAGAACGCGGCTCACGGTCTTCTGCAACTCTCCCATTTTTGACACCCTTTCTGCGGAAAAGGTCACCGGTAATCGGCAAGAGCTCACCACGGCTTTTCGCTGGAAATGAGGGAGACTTATGCGACTTTACACGCAGCAAGCAAACTTGGCGGCTATGGAAATAACTCCTGGCGAAGTTGCAGGGTATGGAGCGAACAGCTCGTAGTCCACAGGTATAGAGAGTGCGTCAAACGCGAAGCCATATGTCTTCCAGTTACTAGGTAAGGGTTCATTCGAAGCAAATATACACCGGAACTCCCTGTGTGTCATGGACACAGCCTACATTGTGGACAGTCAATCCGGTGTCGAGGGAATGTAGACGCGCCACATACACAGATTTCACCGTCACGCGTCTCACGTCCGCATTCTCAGAAGCGACAAGCAAGGTTCGTtttccgtcgtcttctctggcaGAGATGATACAGAAAAGCCGGCCAGAATGAGTCACAGAGATTGGTGCGCTTGATGTAGCCTCTGCATTTTTACGGTCGGCGAGGGATGACACATCACCGCAGTCGCCCACACCCGGCGACTCAGAACACAACTGACTGGGCTGCGAGGAAAACTTACTTTTTCGGGACAAAAGTGGTGAGTGGTTTGATGGAGAGGAGCCCCAGGAGTCTTCTCTAGACTCGGGACTCTCAGTCCAGCTTTCTGATTTCTCCTTCGACGCATACGTGGCGATCTGTAGCGTACACCGGTTGCCGGAGCGAGCTAGCCCATTCAATGTGACGAGCGCGTTGTGCTATACCAGAGCAAATATTTCAATGCTCGTCCGATCCCTTTTTGCACCGAGAACGCCACGTGAACAGGCGGGCTCTctgacgagaaagaagaatcCACGGTTCTGCTGTTACTAGCGTATTAACCAGAAACCGAGGAACATGAATATCTAAAAGAGGAGTGACGTACCTTTTTTGTCGGTATAGTCTAGGCGGAGGTTGAGTGTGTGTCAAACTTTTATAGTGTCACTCGCGGATCCGTTAAGCGTGTGCAAGTTGCGTAGACCCGACAGGCCGCTCTGGACGATATGTGAAAGCGCTCACTTTCTCAGAAGGCCTCTTCATAAAGAGGCTTTCTTGTACAGCTTTAACGCCTCACAATACGTGCATGAACTGTTAATGTGTGGCATTTTACTAGCTTGACCATTTGGTCCTTCCGCGTGCTCAGACTAGATCGAGACTTCCAGGAGCTCATAATTACACCTCTAGCTACACTTCACATCTCCATGTATCCATATGTCTCTCTTTATTCAACTTTATCTGCGCAAATGAATACGGGCACATCGATAGATCATATGAGTGTGCTTGGCGCAAGTATGTTTGTCTCATTCtcgggaaagagaggcggatGGCTGCCCGAGCGAGCAGTAGACgaccgcgcatgcagacggcgacgagggacTGAAAAAAATATTCTCCCGCCACGGTGCTGGGTAGCTTCCAATGTGTTGGAAAGTAACAAACGATGACCTGCAGACCTTACTGGGAGTACTGCTCGACCGCCTTTCGGCCTTAAATTGAAGCGGAAAAAGGATGGTCCCTCCACATGCATATCGTTCGTTTTTTTGAGTAAAAAGGCAATCTTGCCCGGGGTCCGCGAGCTTCCCAGCATCTCCTTGCGCAGGCTCGCCGTTTGTTTTTCCCTGTTGTTCACTCCCGAAAACGCTGTTGGCTTGTTCAAAAACTCGATACGCTGGTCCATATCACAGCAAGATATATAGCTCAGCCATAGTGTATTTCGGTCCTCCTTGTTAAAACTCTGCGTacttcctgtgtctcctctcgcctcccggGCACTTGCCGATTTCCCTCTGGGGTGGTCCGCTCGCTCTTTCTACATCTTTTCCTAATGTTTTCGCCTGCTGGCCAGGCGCCTAGCGCTCCGGCGGCCAGCGCCGTCAGAGCAGCATGGGTTCAGGTGAAGACGCAGCGATTTGTTTCCGTGTTGCTCGACCAACAACTGGGCTGTACACCCACCTCAATCAGCGGTCCCGATGCAACACCTTTAAAAGCCGAGACCTCCGTTGAAAAACGGGCATCTTTTTGTCGTTTGAGGTGGCCTCTGTCGactgtctctgtgtccaaGTACCCGTCTTCGACTTTTGATGGAGTTTCCGGCGCCTGCGTTTTCCGTTCTGCGGCGCAGTTATCGCGGACAGGCTCCAGGGGCGTGCCTGGCTCTTCTCAGTCGCAGAACGAGAcgctcccttctttctgcgaCGGACAAAGTGCGCGGTTTTTTCATTCCAGCCGCGCCCTCATGCAtcgctcttccgcctcgcttATCTGCAGTTCCTCCGACGTGAACTTTCCGTCGGTTGCCTCGAATTCCACCGCTTTCCTGCCACTCCCTCCCGCTTGTTTTCTGCGCGGAAGCTCAGCAGTCGCAAGTGTGTTTTCGCCCTTCCCGTCGCCATGTCTCCTGCGCAGAACGAGCCGCCGTACCGCACCTTTCGGCGGTCTGCCTGGCGGTTTGTCGCCGTGGGCGGCGGAGGCCGGCGCAGCGCGGACCATGGGCGAGCTCGTGGAGtgccgttttttcgcgtcgGCGGCAGCGACCGAGCACGTCATCAAGGTTCCCTCCCTGGGGGACTCGATAACCGAGGGAGGCTTGCTcgagtggaggaagaaggtggGCGatttcgtcgccgtcgacgAGGTCGTGTGCGTGATCGAAACCGACAAAGTCACCGTAGAAATACACAGCGACTGCTCAGGCGTCTTGCTGTCTCAAGCGGCacaagaaggagacaccgtcCATGTGGGTAGCCAGTTGGCGGTCATCGACTACTCAGATGCAGCCGTGGGAGCGGCTGCGCAGGTGGCAGACGCAAGC
This sequence is a window from Neospora caninum Liverpool complete genome, chromosome V. Protein-coding genes within it:
- a CDS encoding putative notch (DSL) domain-containing protein, translated to MALNSVFLVPVLLLAFLCCLIQGRVVVGAPAAHDALLKPAARFSDPATLTAAARAAQTAADTDTEDAVGLLGTPPSSPSSAVASSPTATENGSDESRQPSSAASGTESSQAAKEENPAESTSAAPEPSQPSGVLERDVSQWHASRKGEDLVYPSNRHGGFPEAPFYPPHDHLREHYPTCPAECLEDWVGDGWCDSECNVAECGYDGPDCQGWCGGECRPGWPGDGQCDLECYKEECDWDGGDCKDWYDRNLPSVQTLQQKLDEVTGNSEDPDQSVSKLLKQELGLAACECVKGKLGNGVCNPECNTYECQFDGFDCRQMCSLECPHVWLGDGKCDKECDIPECYHDKGDCDTCSGSCRTWMIGNGICDPDCNNKDCGYDNGDCNGITWVTAVDYDAKPYVYQFCAREFIGDGNCDENCYNAESEWDGGDCRGTALAKRLAADGVGPQFPAKKDKNQAGETGDEKGADDIKKNTAKQNGEGADDRAGQGPEDKPAERTEEKKSEDQQQTRRLLKKPSSV